In Caldicellulosiruptor obsidiansis OB47, a single window of DNA contains:
- the flgG gene encoding flagellar basal-body rod protein FlgG has protein sequence MMRALYSAALGMKAQQTNVDIISNNLANVNTTAFKKDKAEFKDLLYETLSRADVVAGDGKPVSLQIGHGVTISAITKSFAEGNLERTENPLDLAIQGEGFFVVSTPNGPRYTRDGSFKVSNVEGQIKLVTSDGYPVLAEGDTEIVLPETAISSITIDETGRITYKDQEGQIQDSGLKIKIVRFINPQGLLAEGKNLYNVSAASGEPVSEEEMEGQKSRILQGFLEMSNVQVVDEMVKLIIAQRAYEINSKAIQTADDMLSMANNLKR, from the coding sequence ATGATGAGGGCACTTTATTCTGCTGCTCTTGGTATGAAAGCACAGCAGACAAATGTTGATATCATATCCAACAACCTTGCAAATGTCAATACAACAGCTTTCAAAAAGGATAAGGCTGAGTTTAAAGATCTTCTGTATGAGACTTTATCGCGTGCAGATGTTGTTGCAGGTGACGGGAAACCTGTGAGCCTTCAGATAGGTCATGGCGTTACAATCTCTGCAATAACAAAAAGCTTTGCAGAAGGTAACTTGGAGAGGACTGAAAACCCGCTTGATTTAGCGATTCAGGGGGAAGGATTTTTTGTTGTGTCAACTCCCAACGGCCCAAGATACACAAGAGATGGAAGCTTTAAAGTCTCCAATGTTGAGGGGCAAATAAAACTTGTGACTTCAGATGGATATCCAGTTTTAGCAGAGGGCGACACTGAGATTGTTCTTCCAGAGACTGCGATATCCAGCATCACAATAGATGAAACGGGGAGGATTACTTATAAAGACCAGGAGGGGCAAATTCAGGATTCAGGTCTTAAAATCAAGATAGTAAGATTTATAAATCCTCAAGGACTTTTGGCAGAGGGTAAAAATCTTTATAATGTTTCTGCTGCTTCGGGTGAGCCTGTATCTGAAGAGGAGATGGAAGGGCAAAAGAGCAGAATATTACAAGGATTTTTGGAGATGTCAAACGTTCAGGTTGTTGATGAGATGGTAAAACTTATAATTGCTCAGAGAGCGTATGAGATAAATTCCAAGGCAATCCAAACAGCTGACGATATGCTTTCCATGGCAAACAATCTCAAAAGATAA
- a CDS encoding S-layer homology domain-containing protein, translating into MLKKIFLAAFVLSLILIGSWKIAFCEEGYLGYEGGISAYKDPDPKKTKIEYYEYTFVTGKPVLLTGTVDAKIKRAANNETLSYTYDLKDSTGKVAIKRTVSLKGSLTKLQNGSITKEYTIAGYKETLTVEGATYNLQSYSFSKSTAVDTNPAVSFFQGQWTLEKTYDKGLKITIEGKNYGYDGYWGSGEFQNIKQIMETPSWFATINYNIALVQKTILEFQQNNLPSSIPGTYVLKSKVEGNFIAMFDLPTFTKTGEVLTIRQKGRVTKSIEKNPIIRMAIAPTLPKVKGYEYEDAVNTSFAFGGFDNATDFNPAEYITRAQFAKLLMDALNIYSNYYNPRTVQKKSIYKDVPVNHKYYGYIYAVTKAGLMRGKSAEYFKPEDYITRAEAAVVISKVLGFDKKVTQPITQTGYLDDESIPVWAKDAAWILKNEKIMVGTEDNNFLPQQRLTKGTAANIVYNLINFLRDTLAQRYLDMSLFSSD; encoded by the coding sequence TTGTTAAAAAAAATTTTTTTAGCAGCTTTTGTCTTGAGTTTGATTTTAATTGGCAGCTGGAAAATTGCTTTTTGCGAGGAAGGGTATTTAGGATACGAGGGGGGAATTTCAGCCTACAAAGACCCCGACCCTAAAAAGACCAAGATTGAATATTATGAGTATACATTTGTAACTGGGAAACCAGTTCTTCTCACAGGTACTGTTGATGCAAAAATAAAAAGGGCGGCAAATAACGAGACTCTTTCTTACACTTATGACCTGAAAGATTCAACGGGTAAGGTTGCCATAAAAAGAACTGTAAGTTTAAAAGGTAGCTTGACAAAGCTTCAAAATGGGAGTATAACAAAGGAGTATACAATTGCCGGTTATAAAGAGACGTTGACTGTAGAGGGTGCTACTTACAATCTTCAAAGTTATTCATTTTCAAAATCGACAGCGGTTGATACAAACCCGGCTGTGAGCTTTTTTCAGGGTCAGTGGACGCTTGAAAAGACATATGATAAGGGACTAAAGATTACTATCGAAGGTAAAAACTACGGGTATGACGGGTACTGGGGAAGCGGAGAGTTTCAGAACATAAAACAGATAATGGAAACACCTTCATGGTTTGCAACCATCAATTACAATATTGCACTTGTGCAAAAAACTATCTTAGAGTTTCAACAAAATAATCTTCCATCCAGTATTCCAGGGACATATGTACTGAAGTCCAAGGTTGAAGGCAATTTCATTGCTATGTTTGACCTTCCAACCTTCACAAAGACGGGAGAAGTTCTGACAATAAGACAGAAAGGTAGAGTGACAAAAAGCATTGAAAAAAATCCAATTATCAGAATGGCAATTGCGCCTACTCTTCCAAAGGTGAAAGGGTATGAGTACGAAGATGCAGTGAACACAAGCTTTGCTTTTGGCGGATTTGACAATGCCACTGATTTTAATCCTGCAGAGTATATAACCCGTGCTCAGTTTGCCAAGCTTTTGATGGATGCGCTCAACATATATTCTAACTATTATAATCCAAGAACAGTGCAGAAAAAATCAATATACAAGGACGTGCCTGTAAATCATAAATATTATGGTTACATATACGCAGTTACAAAAGCTGGTCTTATGAGAGGGAAAAGTGCTGAGTATTTTAAACCGGAAGATTATATTACAAGAGCAGAGGCTGCTGTTGTTATTTCAAAGGTGCTTGGATTTGACAAAAAGGTAACCCAGCCAATCACTCAAACAGGTTACCTCGATGATGAGAGTATTCCTGTTTGGGCAAAGGATGCTGCTTGGATATTAAAAAATGAAAAAATAATGGTTGGAACAGAGGATAATAATTTTTTGCCTCAGCAAAGGCTTACAAAAGGTACTGCCGCAAACATTGTTTACAACCTCATAAACTTTTTAAGAGACACGCTTGCACAAAGATATCTTGACATGAGCCTCTTTAGCTCGGATTAA
- a CDS encoding S41 family peptidase — protein sequence MKINKKLLIKIVAVVVALSIFIAAPVYSQFFIISSDYPTDKQMDYIKKVLQVAKVYHIGKYSYDDLIDMMFTGLFKSLDKYSEYMKPQQAQDFIQSVNGEFSGIGVQIEKQEDYIVIVGVFDGTPAKEAGLKVGDKIIAADGKSLVGKTTDDAVKLIRGQEGTTVVIDILRDGKTYRFTIVRRKIKIPVVEYKILENNIGYIKLTQFTQGCSNDVKKALDEFDKKDIKNIIFDIRNNPGGLLDEVIKTCEYFVPEGPIVTIEYNTFKDEYKSKNKNPKYRLVVLTNESSASASEIFAQAIKDRKVGVVIGTKTYGKGTVQNLVSLPETDTKKGYVAKVTVAKYKSPSGYYVEGKGVVPDIEVQDDSLSQFGPDKILSLTATKKFKNGDMDLEVLAAQQRLFYLGYLSSWTAKMDDSTVAAVKKFQKDNKLYPSGVLDITTQKKLNEKFIDFLKSKYVDKQLQRAIQYFKTGK from the coding sequence ATGAAAATTAACAAAAAGCTTTTAATAAAAATTGTAGCTGTAGTGGTTGCACTTTCTATCTTTATTGCAGCTCCTGTATATTCTCAATTTTTTATAATTTCAAGTGATTATCCTACTGATAAGCAAATGGATTATATCAAGAAAGTTCTTCAGGTTGCCAAAGTTTATCATATTGGCAAATACAGCTATGATGATTTGATTGATATGATGTTTACAGGGCTTTTCAAGAGCCTTGACAAGTATTCAGAGTATATGAAACCACAGCAGGCTCAGGACTTTATCCAGAGCGTAAATGGCGAGTTTTCGGGAATAGGTGTTCAGATAGAAAAACAGGAGGACTACATAGTAATTGTTGGAGTTTTTGACGGAACACCTGCAAAGGAAGCGGGCTTGAAAGTTGGCGACAAGATCATTGCAGCAGATGGAAAGTCTCTGGTTGGTAAGACAACAGATGATGCTGTTAAACTCATTCGTGGTCAGGAAGGCACAACTGTTGTGATTGACATCTTAAGAGATGGCAAGACATACAGATTTACTATTGTCAGAAGAAAGATAAAAATTCCTGTTGTAGAGTACAAGATACTTGAAAACAACATCGGCTATATTAAACTTACACAGTTTACCCAAGGGTGTTCAAATGATGTCAAGAAAGCTCTTGATGAGTTTGACAAAAAAGATATCAAGAACATTATTTTTGATATTCGAAACAACCCCGGCGGACTTTTAGATGAGGTTATAAAGACATGTGAATATTTTGTGCCAGAAGGACCAATTGTAACAATTGAATACAACACGTTTAAAGATGAGTATAAATCCAAAAACAAAAACCCGAAATACAGACTTGTTGTTCTGACAAACGAGTCGAGCGCATCTGCGTCAGAGATTTTTGCCCAGGCTATAAAAGACAGAAAAGTAGGAGTTGTGATTGGTACAAAGACATATGGCAAAGGGACTGTACAGAATTTAGTTAGTCTTCCTGAAACAGATACAAAAAAAGGGTACGTGGCGAAAGTGACTGTTGCAAAGTACAAGTCACCGTCTGGCTATTATGTTGAAGGAAAAGGTGTTGTGCCAGACATAGAGGTTCAGGATGATTCACTTTCACAGTTTGGACCTGATAAGATTTTGAGCCTGACTGCAACAAAGAAGTTCAAGAATGGTGATATGGACTTAGAGGTTTTGGCAGCCCAGCAAAGGCTTTTCTACCTTGGATATTTAAGTAGCTGGACAGCAAAGATGGATGATAGCACAGTGGCTGCGGTTAAAAAGTTCCAGAAAGACAATAAGCTTTATCCTTCTGGAGTGCTTGATATAACAACACAGAAAAAGCTAAATGAAAAGTTTATAGATTTTTTAAAATCTAAGTATGTTGACAAACAGCTACAGCGAGCAATCCAATATTTCAAAACTGGAAAGTAA
- the mreB gene encoding rod shape-determining protein, with the protein MAFGTDIGIDLGTATVLVYVKGKGIVLREPSVVAIEQTRKQILAVGEEARRMIGRTPGNIVAVRPLRDGVISDYEVTEAMLKYFLGKVLGKRVFFKPRVVVCVPSGVTEVEKRAVLDATYEAGAKQTFLIEEPIAAAIGAGLDISKPVGCMVIDIGGGTTDIAVISLGGAVVSESIKVAGDKFDEAIIRYIRKKHSVAIGERTAEELKINIGCAYKKPKVEAMEVRGRSLLTGLPKTITVTSDEMLLALEEPVSAIIEAVHRVLENTPPELAADITSTGIVMTGGGSLLWGLDKLISEKTGIPTRIADDPVSCVALGTGKALESLDVLEASLIKDPRVR; encoded by the coding sequence ATGGCGTTTGGAACAGATATAGGAATAGATTTGGGTACAGCAACAGTTTTGGTGTATGTGAAAGGAAAGGGTATAGTTTTAAGAGAACCATCAGTTGTTGCGATAGAGCAGACAAGAAAACAGATTTTAGCAGTTGGAGAAGAAGCAAGACGCATGATTGGAAGAACACCGGGCAATATCGTAGCTGTAAGACCTCTTCGGGATGGTGTTATTTCAGACTATGAGGTTACAGAGGCAATGCTGAAATATTTTTTGGGCAAAGTTCTTGGCAAGAGGGTATTTTTCAAGCCGAGGGTTGTTGTGTGTGTGCCATCCGGAGTTACTGAGGTTGAAAAAAGAGCAGTCTTAGATGCAACATACGAGGCAGGCGCTAAACAAACATTTTTAATAGAAGAACCAATTGCAGCTGCGATTGGTGCAGGGCTTGACATATCAAAACCTGTAGGGTGTATGGTGATTGACATCGGTGGTGGAACTACAGACATTGCAGTAATTTCTCTTGGTGGGGCGGTTGTCAGCGAATCGATTAAAGTTGCAGGGGATAAATTTGACGAAGCAATTATCCGATATATAAGAAAGAAGCACAGCGTTGCAATTGGTGAAAGAACCGCAGAGGAGCTGAAGATAAACATTGGATGTGCTTACAAAAAACCGAAAGTCGAAGCGATGGAGGTGCGGGGAAGAAGCCTTCTTACCGGTCTTCCAAAGACAATAACTGTGACATCTGATGAGATGCTTTTAGCTTTAGAAGAGCCTGTTTCGGCTATAATTGAAGCTGTGCACAGAGTTTTGGAAAATACACCACCTGAACTTGCAGCAGACATTACCTCAACTGGGATAGTGATGACAGGCGGAGGAAGTCTTTTGTGGGGGCTTGACAAGCTTATCTCTGAAAAGACAGGAATTCCAACAAGGATTGCAGATGATCCTGTGTCGTGCGTTGCACTTGGAACAGGAAAGGCGTTAGAATCCTTAGATGTTTTGGAAGCAAGTCTTATAAAAGACCCGAGAGTCAGATAA
- the flgF gene encoding flagellar basal-body rod protein FlgF, with amino-acid sequence MIRGIYTSASGMILNQKLMDITANNVANVNTTGFKRDVAQVESFRNMLVYRIYDKVSSPDNAIGYMSLGADVSRIVSDFSQGLYIKTDEPLNLAIRGNGFFAIEVPGNQGAQQILYTRNGAFTLNSQGELVTLDGFYVLGQNGRIILQNGGQVRIDEQGNVYQDGRFVDRLRVVDFQDKQLLRKVGNNLFEADATAQQIPFSGRIVQGYLEGSNVNSVQEMVNMINVLRAYEANQKAFTIQDETLQKAVSEIARK; translated from the coding sequence ATGATTAGAGGAATTTACACATCGGCATCGGGGATGATTTTGAATCAAAAACTAATGGACATAACAGCAAACAACGTGGCAAATGTGAACACAACCGGATTTAAAAGAGATGTTGCACAGGTTGAAAGTTTCAGAAACATGCTTGTCTACAGGATATACGACAAAGTTTCTTCGCCTGACAATGCAATAGGGTATATGTCTTTAGGTGCGGATGTGTCAAGGATTGTGAGCGATTTTTCCCAGGGACTTTACATAAAAACAGATGAGCCTTTGAACTTGGCGATAAGAGGAAATGGATTTTTTGCTATTGAGGTGCCAGGGAATCAAGGTGCTCAGCAAATACTTTATACCAGAAACGGTGCGTTTACTTTAAATTCGCAGGGAGAACTTGTTACACTTGACGGTTTTTACGTCTTAGGTCAAAACGGAAGGATAATTCTTCAAAATGGTGGGCAAGTGAGAATTGATGAACAGGGGAATGTCTACCAAGATGGGAGGTTTGTTGACAGACTCAGGGTTGTTGATTTTCAGGACAAACAATTGCTTCGCAAAGTTGGCAATAACCTGTTTGAAGCAGATGCTACAGCACAGCAGATACCATTTTCAGGCAGGATTGTTCAGGGGTATTTGGAAGGCTCTAATGTAAATTCAGTTCAAGAGATGGTCAACATGATAAATGTTTTACGGGCGTATGAAGCAAACCAGAAGGCGTTTACCATTCAGGATGAGACGTTGCAAAAGGCAGTAAGTGAGATTGCAAGAAAATAG